In Sporocytophaga myxococcoides DSM 11118, the following are encoded in one genomic region:
- a CDS encoding FISUMP domain-containing protein — protein sequence MKKLMLSWTLVLAIAGLTFMSCGKDKGDNNPVDPNAGTVKDERDQIVYKTIKIGNQTWFAEDLRYDGPLSQGNSCNPSSGGKIYDLDGAKVACPNGWRLPSDLDFRTLENYLGMSNADTAKIGYGVDRGVDKGIGLKLQNGGSTGFNFTIPSGPANSRDVWTSTKISNGNPNGDILTRTFSRNDNSIDRGRNFEGGQMCVRCLKN from the coding sequence ATGAAAAAATTAATGCTTTCATGGACCCTGGTTTTAGCTATTGCGGGTCTTACATTTATGTCTTGTGGAAAAGATAAAGGTGATAATAATCCGGTAGATCCAAATGCGGGAACAGTAAAAGATGAGAGAGATCAGATAGTTTATAAGACAATAAAGATAGGAAATCAGACTTGGTTTGCAGAGGATTTAAGATATGATGGTCCATTGTCACAAGGTAATTCTTGTAATCCATCTTCTGGCGGTAAGATATATGATTTAGATGGAGCAAAAGTTGCATGTCCAAATGGTTGGAGATTGCCATCAGATTTGGATTTTAGAACTCTTGAAAATTATTTAGGTATGTCAAATGCTGACACAGCTAAAATTGGATATGGGGTCGATAGAGGTGTTGATAAGGGCATAGGATTGAAATTGCAAAATGGAGGCTCCACCGGATTTAATTTTACTATTCCGTCAGGACCTGCTAATAGTCGAGATGTTTGGACGTCTACCAAAATTTCAAATGGTAATCCAAATGGAGATATATTGACGAGGACTTTTTCAAGAAATGATAATTCGATAGATCGCGGCAGAAATTTTGAAGGAGGCCAAATGTGTGTTCGTTGTCTAAAGAATTAA
- a CDS encoding DUF4157 domain-containing protein, which yields MGEFLHKSRQGANNNRNLHQSQQTQLKTADQKSSQNTESKEEHSQDSSSPEVLQRKWDSAEGGEGNNEKKGPVPSMMVEEEEEPVQRKGPVPLQLQAAEEEELPIQRKGPVPAMNVESEELSQSNTSSSGKMPQVVQKKMESSFGQDFSDVNIHTNSSQSKALNAHAFTQGNDIHFAPGKYSPESQSGQELLGHELTHVVQQREGRVQPTVQKKGANINDDKGLEKEADEMGERSAKGMSSTVNGKSNGIQLKEEPTLDINVQDNTFSSDVVVPGMTNLGSFSYIHAISQKRVNEYVLTASKEKWATVLKYADSGPNFMTFIIGFLKASNDPSWIKNGDPNVMKQNGKVINITRAPSDQEKLEFLKALYGVEINSEVDLVDSWHEKGLDSYEGVTTPELAEFIGKHQHLLVNYASGKKGDQQLGSAGIKNLATQGTPDVTNPVLVKSMMQSAFSNAISATKIILADSLNEKANGTSSIDAYDMVVNSAIILNNTLDSYGSSIKDMQAGLGVVFDNVWGAIPIPGNAVVKFIAGKAQDYLKAELTSSMNLPVTDNMKEEYINKYSSFVKTACIKILEENSDKIDSRNLTLSYGNLISGFKAYMSN from the coding sequence ATGGGAGAATTTTTACATAAAAGCCGTCAAGGGGCTAATAACAATCGTAATCTACATCAATCGCAGCAGACACAATTAAAGACTGCTGATCAAAAATCTTCGCAAAATACAGAATCTAAAGAAGAGCATTCTCAAGATTCCTCATCTCCGGAAGTATTACAAAGGAAATGGGATAGTGCAGAAGGAGGAGAGGGGAATAATGAAAAAAAAGGTCCTGTACCTTCAATGATGGTAGAAGAGGAAGAAGAGCCAGTTCAAAGAAAGGGACCTGTGCCATTGCAGCTTCAGGCGGCTGAAGAGGAGGAATTGCCTATTCAGCGTAAAGGACCTGTACCAGCTATGAATGTTGAATCTGAGGAGTTGTCCCAAAGCAACACTTCTTCATCTGGTAAGATGCCTCAGGTGGTTCAAAAGAAGATGGAATCATCATTCGGACAGGATTTTTCTGATGTAAACATTCATACAAATTCTTCTCAATCAAAGGCGCTTAACGCACATGCTTTTACTCAAGGTAATGACATTCACTTTGCTCCCGGCAAGTACAGTCCGGAATCACAAAGTGGGCAGGAACTTCTGGGGCACGAACTAACTCATGTGGTGCAACAGAGGGAAGGTAGGGTGCAGCCTACAGTGCAGAAGAAGGGAGCAAATATTAATGATGACAAAGGCCTGGAGAAAGAAGCAGATGAGATGGGTGAAAGATCAGCGAAAGGCATGTCTTCAACGGTTAATGGTAAGAGCAACGGTATTCAATTAAAAGAAGAGCCGACCTTAGATATCAATGTTCAGGATAATACTTTTTCTTCAGATGTCGTTGTCCCAGGAATGACCAATCTGGGCTCATTTTCCTATATACATGCGATAAGCCAGAAAAGGGTTAATGAATATGTTTTAACAGCTTCCAAAGAAAAATGGGCTACAGTTTTAAAATATGCTGATAGTGGTCCCAACTTTATGACATTTATTATTGGCTTTTTAAAAGCATCCAATGATCCGTCCTGGATAAAAAATGGGGATCCAAATGTAATGAAGCAGAATGGGAAGGTTATAAACATCACCAGAGCGCCAAGTGATCAGGAGAAGCTGGAGTTTTTAAAAGCTTTATATGGAGTTGAAATAAACTCAGAAGTAGATTTAGTTGATTCATGGCATGAGAAGGGGTTAGATAGTTATGAAGGGGTAACTACTCCGGAATTAGCAGAATTTATCGGGAAACATCAACATTTATTGGTGAACTATGCTTCAGGAAAGAAAGGAGATCAACAGTTAGGCTCTGCAGGAATTAAAAACCTTGCAACGCAAGGGACACCTGATGTTACGAATCCTGTCTTAGTAAAAAGTATGATGCAAAGTGCATTTTCGAATGCGATAAGTGCAACTAAAATTATTTTGGCTGATAGTCTGAATGAGAAAGCTAATGGTACATCCTCAATAGATGCATATGACATGGTTGTTAATTCTGCTATTATATTAAATAATACCTTAGATTCATATGGCAGTAGCATTAAGGATATGCAAGCCGGGCTGGGAGTAGTGTTTGATAATGTCTGGGGAGCAATTCCAATTCCTGGTAATGCTGTAGTCAAGTTTATTGCAGGCAAAGCGCAGGACTATTTAAAGGCTGAGTTAACTAGCTCTATGAACTTACCTGTTACAGATAATATGAAAGAAGAATATATAAATAAATACAGCTCTTTTGTTAAAACCGCTTGTATTAAAATATTGGAGGAAAATTCAGATAAGATTGATTCCAGGAATTTGACTTTATCTTATGGTAATTTAATTTCCGGATTTAAAGCATATATGAGTAACTAA
- a CDS encoding T9SS type A sorting domain-containing protein, with protein sequence MKSVFRPEIIIIIMAAFFFHCRAFAQCHFNNLVVNSDFSDGNSGFISSYQFCDTKNCLYPEGRYTVGSDISTYHGDFSGVDHTSGDGNFLIVNGAGNPETVWSQTINVKPYTEYNFSSWVCSAVGGEVAQLQFSINTDTLGSIFYAPSSVYTWEKFDIMWNSGSSTTAVIKILDQNTVSGGNDFGLDDIYFVESCALATHFLDISATNKNAATELRWSTLTERASNYFEIQRSSDGINFDSIGKVKARGNSGAIANYIFEDTKEISGSFYYRVVEFDNEGRLEISSIVATGEMAEIKVFPNPCSGKLNIIFQDQPHGIIHISLADMTGGNIPLGNRTFEANAAKMVYDISDLTPGIYLLSIGTESGRISEKIVIP encoded by the coding sequence ATGAAATCAGTTTTCCGCCCTGAGATTATAATTATTATAATGGCTGCCTTTTTCTTTCATTGTAGGGCCTTTGCACAATGCCATTTTAATAACCTTGTTGTTAACAGTGATTTTTCTGATGGTAATTCCGGATTTATATCATCGTATCAGTTCTGTGATACAAAAAATTGCCTCTACCCGGAAGGAAGGTATACTGTAGGTTCAGATATTAGCACTTATCATGGAGACTTTTCCGGAGTGGATCATACAAGTGGTGATGGAAATTTTTTAATTGTTAATGGTGCCGGAAACCCTGAAACCGTTTGGTCACAGACTATAAATGTTAAGCCATATACTGAGTATAACTTTTCCTCCTGGGTCTGTAGCGCAGTGGGAGGAGAGGTAGCACAGCTTCAGTTTTCAATTAATACAGATACCCTTGGAAGTATTTTTTATGCTCCTTCTTCAGTATACACCTGGGAGAAGTTTGACATAATGTGGAATTCCGGATCTTCAACGACTGCTGTTATTAAAATATTAGATCAAAATACGGTTTCTGGTGGAAATGATTTTGGCCTTGATGATATTTACTTTGTTGAGAGCTGTGCCCTTGCTACACATTTTCTTGATATAAGTGCCACAAATAAAAACGCTGCTACTGAATTGAGGTGGAGTACATTAACTGAAAGAGCCAGTAACTATTTTGAAATACAAAGATCTTCTGATGGAATTAATTTTGACTCTATTGGAAAAGTAAAAGCAAGAGGTAATTCAGGAGCTATCGCCAATTATATTTTTGAAGATACAAAAGAGATCTCGGGGTCTTTCTATTACAGAGTTGTGGAATTTGATAATGAGGGCAGACTGGAAATATCTTCAATTGTGGCAACGGGAGAAATGGCTGAAATAAAAGTTTTTCCCAATCCATGCTCAGGTAAGCTAAATATTATTTTTCAAGACCAACCTCATGGTATCATACATATCAGCCTGGCAGATATGACAGGAGGTAATATTCCGCTTGGTAACAGGACCTTTGAAGCTAACGCTGCTAAAATGGTATATGATATCTCAGACTTAACTCCTGGAATTTATCTTCTGAGCATAGGAACAGAATCAGGAAGAATATCTGAAAAAATTGTAATACCGTAA
- the bcp gene encoding thioredoxin-dependent thiol peroxidase produces the protein MKGLIRSLIIVLFFVSCIRPTKLKVGDVAPDFTSKDQDGKVVTLSSLKGKKVILYFYPKDNTPGCTKEACNLRDNYELLQKEGYTVLGVSPDDEVSHRTFKNQFNLPFTLIADVDKSIHQKYGTWVEKERGGEKFMGTSRVTFIIDEKGFISEIIDEVVPGAHTEQIRKEF, from the coding sequence ATGAAAGGACTCATTCGATCATTAATCATAGTTTTATTTTTTGTGTCCTGCATCAGGCCAACAAAACTTAAAGTAGGAGATGTTGCACCGGATTTTACTTCCAAGGATCAGGATGGAAAAGTTGTTACACTAAGTTCACTTAAAGGTAAAAAGGTAATCTTATATTTTTATCCAAAAGACAATACTCCGGGCTGCACTAAAGAAGCTTGTAATCTGAGAGACAATTATGAACTTCTACAAAAAGAAGGTTACACTGTTTTAGGCGTAAGCCCGGATGACGAAGTTTCTCATAGAACTTTCAAAAATCAGTTTAACTTGCCTTTCACCCTTATTGCAGATGTAGACAAATCTATTCATCAAAAATATGGTACATGGGTAGAAAAAGAAAGAGGTGGAGAGAAGTTCATGGGAACTTCCAGGGTTACGTTTATAATTGATGAAAAGGGTTTTATAAGTGAAATCATTGACGAGGTTGTTCCCGGCGCACATACTGAGCAAATCAGGAAAGAGTTTTAA
- a CDS encoding DUF6691 family protein, which translates to MTHQEINKPAPWWHYLKYVIVGIAFGIVFVKAEIISWFRIQEMFRLESFHMYGIIGSAVATGLISVLLIKKFNIKTLSGEEIKFHPKTFNKGQIYGGLLFGLGWAMTGACPGPLFAQIGTGATVITISLLSAIAGTWVYGYFREKLPH; encoded by the coding sequence ATGACTCATCAGGAAATAAATAAACCTGCCCCTTGGTGGCATTATCTAAAATATGTGATAGTAGGGATAGCCTTCGGAATTGTATTTGTAAAGGCTGAAATCATAAGCTGGTTCCGTATTCAGGAAATGTTCAGATTGGAATCCTTTCATATGTACGGCATAATCGGAAGTGCTGTAGCAACCGGGTTAATCTCCGTTTTATTAATCAAAAAATTCAACATAAAAACCCTTAGCGGAGAAGAAATAAAATTTCATCCTAAAACCTTCAACAAGGGTCAGATATATGGTGGCCTGTTGTTTGGCCTTGGCTGGGCTATGACAGGAGCTTGTCCGGGACCATTATTTGCTCAGATAGGAACAGGTGCAACTGTTATTACTATATCCCTTCTCAGCGCCATTGCAGGCACATGGGTCTATGGATATTTCAGGGAAAAACTACCTCATTGA
- a CDS encoding YeeE/YedE family protein, which yields MNIIEFLSQPWPWYVAGPLIGLTVPILLIIGNKSFGISSNLRHICAACIPAKIPFFQYDWKKEAWNLFFVAGIIIGGFIGANFLSNPESIEVNQKLAEDLSAYGITNYQNIVPEDLFNWNALFSQRGFLLMVVGGFLVGFGTRYAGGCTSGHAIMGLSTLQWPSLIATICFMIGGFIMANLILPLILSL from the coding sequence ATGAATATTATAGAATTTCTATCTCAACCCTGGCCATGGTATGTGGCCGGACCACTAATCGGATTAACTGTTCCCATTCTCTTAATCATTGGTAACAAATCATTTGGCATAAGCTCAAACTTAAGACATATCTGCGCTGCATGTATTCCTGCAAAAATTCCCTTCTTCCAGTATGATTGGAAGAAAGAAGCCTGGAACCTTTTCTTTGTAGCTGGCATCATTATCGGTGGATTTATTGGAGCCAATTTCCTAAGCAATCCCGAATCTATAGAAGTAAATCAAAAGCTTGCAGAAGATCTTTCAGCTTATGGTATTACAAATTATCAAAACATAGTGCCTGAAGATTTATTTAACTGGAATGCATTGTTCTCACAAAGAGGATTCTTACTAATGGTTGTGGGCGGTTTTCTCGTAGGCTTCGGAACAAGATATGCCGGAGGCTGTACTAGTGGCCATGCCATTATGGGATTGTCAACACTTCAATGGCCATCCTTGATAGCTACTATTTGCTTCATGATAGGAGGTTTTATCATGGCTAATCTAATTCTTCCCCTTATTCTTTCTCTTTAA
- a CDS encoding MBL fold metallo-hydrolase, with the protein MKVEQIYTGCLAQGAYYIESAGEVAIIDPLREVGPYIARAEKAGAKIKYIFETHFHADFVSGHLDLSRKTGAPIIYGPTATTEFDSIIAADGQEFKLGNVTIKVLHTPGHTLESTVYLLKNEEGKDYAIFSGDTLFLGDVGRPDLAQKAGQITAEDLAGMLYESLMNKILPLADDIIVYPAHGAGSACGKNMMKETIDTLGNQKKTNYALNQPDKASFIKEVTDGLLPPPAYFPLNAALNKKGYESFDEVLNHGLKPLTPSELEDVAEVHNALVLDTRANTEFYKSFIPQSINIGLNGDFAPWVGSLIADVKQPIILVTEPGKEEDAVTRLSRVGFDNILGHLKGGFESWLAEGKETDSVNRIDAEEFSKRIKIGESKVIDVRKETEYSAEHVQEAFNKPLAYINEWIKDINPKEHFYLHCAGGYRSMMAASILQARGYRNFTEIAGGFGAISKTSVPKTDFVCQSKLLKV; encoded by the coding sequence ATGAAAGTTGAACAAATTTATACCGGTTGCCTCGCACAGGGTGCATACTATATCGAATCTGCAGGAGAAGTCGCAATCATTGATCCTCTAAGAGAAGTCGGACCATATATAGCCCGTGCTGAAAAAGCAGGAGCTAAAATCAAATACATATTTGAAACTCACTTTCATGCAGACTTTGTATCCGGACATCTTGATCTTAGCAGAAAAACCGGAGCCCCCATTATATATGGCCCCACAGCCACGACTGAATTTGATTCGATAATTGCAGCCGATGGACAGGAATTTAAATTAGGTAATGTAACCATCAAGGTATTACATACTCCGGGACATACACTTGAAAGCACAGTTTACCTTTTAAAAAACGAAGAAGGAAAAGACTATGCCATATTCAGTGGCGATACTTTGTTTCTCGGAGATGTGGGAAGACCTGACCTGGCCCAGAAAGCTGGTCAGATCACAGCTGAAGATCTGGCAGGTATGCTTTATGAAAGCCTCATGAATAAAATATTGCCACTGGCTGATGACATCATTGTTTATCCTGCACACGGCGCTGGAAGTGCCTGCGGAAAAAACATGATGAAGGAAACCATCGACACCTTGGGCAATCAGAAGAAAACCAATTACGCTCTGAATCAGCCAGACAAAGCATCTTTCATAAAAGAAGTAACAGATGGACTTTTACCTCCTCCAGCTTACTTTCCGCTCAATGCTGCTTTGAATAAAAAAGGTTACGAAAGCTTTGACGAAGTTTTGAATCATGGACTTAAGCCGCTTACCCCCTCAGAATTAGAAGATGTTGCAGAAGTCCACAATGCTCTGGTACTAGATACAAGAGCCAACACGGAGTTCTACAAATCTTTCATTCCTCAATCAATCAACATTGGTCTGAACGGAGACTTTGCTCCCTGGGTCGGCTCACTGATTGCTGATGTGAAGCAACCAATAATACTGGTAACAGAACCAGGAAAAGAGGAAGACGCAGTAACCCGACTAAGCAGAGTAGGCTTTGACAATATACTGGGTCATCTCAAAGGTGGCTTTGAATCCTGGCTGGCAGAAGGAAAAGAAACTGACTCAGTAAATCGTATAGATGCTGAAGAGTTTTCAAAGAGAATTAAGATCGGAGAAAGCAAAGTCATAGATGTTCGAAAAGAAACGGAATACTCTGCAGAACATGTACAGGAGGCATTTAATAAGCCTCTTGCCTATATCAATGAATGGATAAAAGATATCAATCCAAAAGAGCATTTCTATTTACATTGCGCCGGCGGATATAGAAGCATGATGGCCGCATCAATATTGCAGGCTAGAGGCTACAGAAACTTTACGGAAATAGCGGGAGGATTTGGAGCTATATCCAAAACTTCTGTTCCCAAAACAGATTTCGTTTGTCAAAGCAAATTGTTGAAGGTGTAG
- a CDS encoding sulfite exporter TauE/SafE family protein has protein sequence MEILGYLFAVLIGLTLGLIGGGGSILTVPVLVYLLKLSPVTSTAYSLFVVGSTSLAGAISYFRKKQLCYRAAIAFSLPSFMSVFLTRRFLVPLLPDKITEYSGFVLNKEVLIMIAFAILMIASSYSMIKKQLNKTITEEEFNPATVRFNYPMIIVEGLILGVLTGFVGAGGGFLIIPALVLLVGLPMKVSIGTSLLIIAANSLIGFTGDLYAGLSADWNFLLVYTAFALAGIFIGTILSKKVQGDKLKPAFGYFTLVLGLFIIIKEVLFHP, from the coding sequence ATGGAGATTTTAGGTTATTTGTTCGCGGTACTAATTGGTCTCACGCTGGGCCTTATTGGTGGTGGAGGCTCAATACTTACGGTACCTGTACTAGTTTATCTTTTAAAACTAAGCCCTGTTACATCTACAGCGTATTCACTTTTTGTTGTAGGCTCTACTTCATTGGCCGGAGCTATTAGTTACTTCAGGAAAAAGCAATTGTGCTACAGGGCTGCAATCGCATTTTCCTTACCATCTTTCATGTCTGTATTCCTGACCAGAAGATTTCTGGTACCTCTCCTGCCAGATAAAATTACAGAATATTCAGGCTTTGTACTGAACAAAGAAGTATTGATCATGATTGCCTTTGCCATATTGATGATTGCTTCATCCTATTCCATGATCAAAAAGCAATTGAACAAAACCATAACAGAAGAGGAGTTTAATCCAGCAACAGTTAGGTTTAATTACCCAATGATCATTGTCGAAGGACTTATCCTTGGAGTACTTACCGGATTTGTCGGAGCGGGCGGAGGCTTCCTGATTATTCCGGCATTGGTACTACTTGTTGGACTGCCGATGAAAGTTTCTATTGGCACATCTTTACTGATTATTGCAGCGAATTCTCTTATTGGTTTCACCGGTGACCTATATGCAGGTTTAAGTGCTGACTGGAATTTTCTTCTTGTTTACACCGCTTTTGCGCTAGCCGGAATTTTCATTGGTACGATTTTATCAAAAAAAGTACAGGGGGATAAATTAAAACCTGCTTTTGGTTACTTTACACTTGTTCTTGGATTATTTATTATAATAAAAGAAGTATTGTTTCACCCTTAA
- a CDS encoding ArsR/SmtB family transcription factor has translation MDSTTDSKTGISIEKLEKACAVLKTIAHPMRMSIIELLEKNTRMNVGEMQEHLKIEQAALSHHLIAMKDKKILKCQREGKNMVYELKEKRIIKILECVAQCECD, from the coding sequence ATGGACTCAACAACAGACTCTAAAACCGGAATTAGTATTGAAAAGCTTGAAAAAGCTTGTGCTGTCCTTAAGACAATCGCGCATCCTATGCGTATGTCCATCATTGAGTTGCTTGAAAAGAATACCAGGATGAACGTAGGCGAAATGCAGGAGCATCTTAAAATAGAGCAAGCGGCTCTATCTCACCATCTGATTGCCATGAAAGACAAGAAAATCCTCAAATGCCAGAGAGAGGGCAAAAACATGGTTTATGAATTAAAAGAAAAACGCATCATAAAAATTTTAGAGTGCGTTGCTCAATGCGAATGTGATTGA
- a CDS encoding outer membrane beta-barrel protein — protein sequence MKKALLILLHLIPTLSFSQSLGLKGGFNISNIKSNSSTFQTSAIVAPSFGIAFFPGISKVFDIGIEPTYSTFGGKDAISFAGLNGTAVSKIAKVKYHYIEVPVSLNYYPLHETNIVGLHAGMSPMYYLSKKEEFAISSSKINDFVIAPFAGGTFGYKFAKKAFFHLVARYQFPMSNIYKDAPYTTKFNSVNFFVILGCRL from the coding sequence ATGAAGAAGGCTCTCCTGATTTTACTCCATCTGATACCTACTCTCTCATTCAGTCAGTCGTTAGGATTGAAAGGAGGATTTAATATTTCTAATATTAAAAGCAATTCTTCTACCTTTCAGACCTCTGCTATCGTTGCGCCCTCATTTGGAATTGCCTTTTTCCCAGGCATATCTAAAGTTTTTGATATTGGAATAGAACCAACCTATTCAACATTCGGGGGAAAGGATGCAATTTCTTTTGCAGGACTTAATGGCACAGCTGTAAGCAAAATTGCCAAAGTAAAATATCATTATATAGAGGTCCCGGTTTCTCTCAATTATTATCCTTTGCATGAAACCAACATTGTCGGATTACATGCTGGTATGTCACCCATGTACTATCTTTCCAAAAAAGAAGAATTTGCTATTTCTTCATCAAAAATAAATGACTTTGTTATTGCGCCATTCGCCGGCGGGACATTTGGCTACAAATTCGCTAAAAAGGCTTTTTTTCATCTGGTGGCACGATATCAGTTTCCTATGTCCAATATTTACAAAGATGCTCCCTACACAACTAAATTTAATTCGGTTAACTTCTTTGTAATTCTTGGTTGCAGGTTATAA
- a CDS encoding LemA family protein — protein MKRLIFNLLLLFSVASLSSCGYNTMVEKQENVEQQWAQVQNVYQRRLDLIPNLVNTVKGAADFEKSTLTQVIEARAKATSVNVDASKLSPEQIANFQQTQDQLSSALSRLLVSVEQYPQLRANQNFLELQAQLEGTENRISVERRNFNEAVMDYNAYIRKFPQNMIAGMFDFEKKGYFQAAAGAEKAPEVKF, from the coding sequence ATGAAACGATTAATTTTTAACCTTTTACTTCTATTTTCGGTAGCCTCTCTTAGTTCCTGCGGGTATAATACAATGGTAGAAAAACAAGAAAATGTGGAACAACAATGGGCTCAGGTTCAGAACGTATACCAAAGAAGGCTTGATCTTATTCCAAATCTTGTAAATACAGTTAAAGGCGCTGCAGATTTTGAAAAAAGTACATTAACTCAAGTAATTGAAGCAAGAGCAAAAGCAACCTCTGTAAATGTGGATGCGAGCAAACTTTCTCCGGAACAAATTGCAAATTTCCAACAAACCCAGGATCAATTGTCTTCTGCACTTTCTCGTCTTTTGGTTTCCGTAGAACAATATCCTCAGTTACGTGCCAACCAAAATTTCCTTGAGTTGCAAGCTCAGTTGGAAGGTACGGAAAACAGAATATCTGTAGAACGCAGAAATTTTAACGAAGCGGTTATGGATTACAACGCTTATATTCGGAAATTTCCTCAGAATATGATCGCGGGTATGTTTGATTTTGAGAAAAAAGGATATTTCCAGGCAGCGGCCGGAGCAGAAAAAGCACCTGAAGTTAAATTCTAA
- a CDS encoding TPM domain-containing protein, which translates to MAKSFFSEQEQAAIVSAIKEAEKNTSGEIQVHLESHCKEDVLDRAVDVFKILKMHETKLRNGVLFYLAVKDHKFAILGDAGINSKVSDHFWDDIKVMMQDKFKDGKFTDGLCQGIIKAGEQLKTHFPYSKDDINELSDDISFGKD; encoded by the coding sequence ATGGCAAAATCCTTCTTTTCTGAACAGGAACAGGCTGCAATAGTATCGGCCATTAAAGAAGCTGAGAAAAATACCAGCGGAGAAATACAGGTGCATTTGGAAAGCCATTGCAAGGAAGACGTTCTTGACCGTGCAGTGGATGTTTTTAAAATATTAAAAATGCATGAGACCAAGCTGAGAAACGGCGTTTTGTTTTACCTGGCTGTTAAAGATCACAAATTTGCAATTCTGGGTGATGCTGGTATCAATTCAAAAGTTTCTGATCATTTCTGGGACGATATTAAAGTGATGATGCAGGATAAGTTCAAAGACGGAAAGTTTACAGATGGCCTTTGCCAGGGCATTATAAAAGCTGGAGAACAGCTGAAAACTCATTTTCCTTATTCAAAGGATGATATTAATGAGTTGAGTGATGATATTTCTTTTGGAAAGGATTAA
- a CDS encoding TPM domain-containing protein, whose amino-acid sequence MEVVKLYRYLLVLLFSLGFSNFLIGQNDIPERPSPPRLVNDFAGILSNSENQALEQKLLNYEDTTSTQIAVVIVKSIGDYEAADYSQRLGQKWGVGVKGKNNGIVILVAMESHDFFISTGYGMEGVVPDAMAKRIFEEVIKPTFREQRYYDGLDEATNIIIKLASGEYKAEPKKQGGRNKFGTAIILIILFFILYSIFKNKGGGGHTTYSSRGPFYGGGGWSSGGGGGGFGGFGGGGFGGGGSGGKW is encoded by the coding sequence ATGGAAGTAGTGAAATTGTACAGATATTTATTAGTCCTTTTATTTTCTCTCGGATTTTCTAATTTTCTGATTGGCCAGAACGATATTCCAGAAAGACCATCTCCTCCAAGGTTGGTAAACGACTTTGCCGGAATTCTTTCTAATTCAGAAAATCAGGCTTTAGAACAAAAGCTTCTGAATTATGAAGACACAACTTCAACTCAAATCGCTGTAGTTATTGTAAAGTCTATAGGTGATTATGAGGCGGCAGATTATTCTCAAAGACTGGGTCAAAAGTGGGGTGTCGGAGTCAAAGGTAAAAATAACGGAATCGTTATTCTTGTAGCAATGGAGTCTCATGACTTCTTTATTTCAACAGGCTATGGCATGGAAGGGGTAGTTCCTGATGCAATGGCGAAAAGAATTTTTGAGGAAGTAATCAAGCCGACTTTTCGTGAACAAAGGTATTATGATGGTCTTGATGAGGCTACAAACATTATTATTAAACTGGCCTCAGGTGAATATAAGGCTGAGCCTAAGAAACAGGGAGGTCGCAATAAATTTGGAACAGCGATTATTTTAATCATCTTGTTCTTTATACTCTATAGTATATTTAAAAATAAAGGAGGCGGAGGTCATACTACATATTCTTCCAGAGGACCGTTCTATGGCGGTGGTGGCTGGAGTTCTGGCGGCGGTGGAGGAGGCTTCGGTGGTTTTGGCGGTGGCGGCTTTGGCGGTGGCGGATCCGGCGGTAAATGGTAA